The Mercenaria mercenaria strain notata chromosome 1, MADL_Memer_1, whole genome shotgun sequence nucleotide sequence atgaacgttttaaatgcatatttgatacattttaattaatattcatgagtaggCAAATAAGCtgaaaaacttttaattaatatttatgaaaaaaaatattttaaaatcaaaacaacttattatctcaaaatatggtttaCATGTGAgatattgtcagttttttttaatatttgttttttaataattaatataccccacccatttttttACAGTACTTTCTCTTGCAAACATAAAGTAATGCTACAAAgagatatatatttgtataaggTATTGTTTCAAATGTAATTCTGCTTATTCTTgtccatttataaacataaagagtgaagatttgatctttgtattatttgaaaatatcattttaacgaattatctgcccatcttttaagttttcataaatattcaaaattatgtaaatgtgaaaatttgattaagtgtttgtaaataaatgtacacattcctGGCTTCtttttgataccattgttgttattctacaccgataaatgaccaagatacaaggtattttatgtgacacatataaaaatatgccccaaatgacctttgacctcgtttattcAACTATTAAGGGTCTCTCAAGGGCGACTACCGGACAAGTCTTTCTTGTGAcacctagtagataacgtttaacatggtagttgtccatcttcagagaatgcctacgcaagtcacaattttgaaaactctCATACTATAATATGCACGGATCACTACAGTGATGTTTTTACTGCGATGCGAAATAATAAACCTTACATgactttttcagctttgatggttgatGGAGATCTTAGGTGCCCCTATAGGCATTGTTCCTGGCATAGGCGGGCATTTCTGTAGAAACACCGACTTTCGTAAGTTTCATTTAGTACACACTAATAAAACATTctgtgttaaggtagttctgcacttctgcatcgaaattttttctacaatgtagaatttgattaaactctggtTTAAGAAATTTccacaaataaaaaagatagggtcgtgtgcttgattttttgctagactgatttgaaatatttggacctcacgcaattgttcataatgggagtctataggaaaatcgcaacttttgtaacattttcgcaaatagaattttttctaaaatgtagattttaatgaaacttctcagagtggtaaataaatatatagcctatgatatggtgaaataaaatgtataggtccatgtgcttacttttgagatatttagtcatgattaaagtgaactgccCAGTTCAAGCTATATTTAAGATAcacttttgaattatttaacgtgtcacacgtgttcatatgatattttaacttttgaaagatagtaacagtgtcattttaataaattaactcACATATTGCCATGAATTCataaacagtttttcatttttcatttccgtacgccgaatccaggttttattctatgttttccagataaatgacgttacgctatcactACCGGTtaaccaaacgtgcagaactaccctTAGAATGGTAGTGAAATTGCTTACACTTTCAACGAAGTATACACCGTCATGAATTTCATTTTCGTAAATATTTCTGCAAAGAAGGCTACTCATTAACTCCAGTTTTTCAACGTACATGAGCCCACGTTTAACTTTTGAATGGGATTTTGATATACTCGGTAGATTTTGTGATAGACGTGTCATAGCTTATGTTCTCTAATAAGGTCCAATTATCAGTTATAACTAGAAATTTCGTATACAGTTACACTGTTGTACAGTCAAATACATCTATACATTTGTGAATAATAGAACTCAAAATTGTACCATTGAAATGAAGGCCATGTTATCACTAGTAATTACGATACAATCAGAACAAAGACAAACAAAGTAATAATTTATTCTGTAAATACAGAATATCTAgatatattgattttgagatatttgtgtttgaacatttttgtgttaaatatgCATTTGCTGGTTGTAACGCATGAACAACTTATATTAGAGACAGCTTTGAAACGACTTAACTTATATACTCTCGATTCTCGTATAATGTTCTGTAAATACATGCTCACCTAAAAAGATACTACGTTTGCTTTAGAACAAAGGAAATCCAGGTATTTCATCCTAGGTATCTTACAGTAGAATGTCAGCATCATTTATTCTTGTGTTTGTGTTACATAAATGAGTTCTTATTCTTTTATATCATACTGGTTTAAGCGTTTAATCTCTAATACACAAAGTATCTATTCAGCAACATTGGTTTCGAAATGAAATACTCGTTGAACCTTGGTTACCCTAACATTGTTACAAAATATCTAATAACACTCTTAGAATTCTATAACGTAGTTTCATTACATAACATATTAAAACGTAAACTTCTTATATTTGTATCACAGATATGTTActatgaaaattattgtaacagTAATCGACTGCTATACCATTAGATATATTGAATATGTAGGTCACGTTCTGGCAAAAGTCAGCTGTTGTATACTTGTAAAATAGTTGCCCAAAGTTTTACGATATCATTAAGAGTTACtgtcataaatacaaataatggACATTGCTTCTTCATTTTATCTAGGCAATTTATTGATGCTTTAATGTGAAAACCCTCAATGTTCTCGCGTATTGGTTGGATTTTAAGTCCAGGTATGTTGTTTAAGGCAATTCCATATAACAAAACATCTTCTAACCAGAAGAATGGTGTCTTTGAAGCAGACTCATAGAGATATGGAACCACTTCATTTAAAATCATCACAAAAAGGCCCCCGCAATATGGAGGAAATCTGCTCATTCCCTTAAACTGGTAATGGCTGACAAACCATTTTTCGCTTTCATCTCTTAAAACCCTAGTCGACTGACGATGGCAGAGCACATGAGTTTTGTTTTCAGATTCactcagtttattgttttgaaaaagcTCAAACATATTGATCACTACATCGTCATCTGTTTTTATAACATATCTTGCATTTCTGCATCTTTCAGTTGCCCATTTAAATCCCATCGTTGATTTGTGTGTAAGATTTTCATAAGTATCTAGAAAAGCTCCTTGAACCATATCACCATAGAGATTAAATtctttatcaatttgtttctGGACATGGGCATTGTCGCTGGTTCCTAGAAGAAATACAACCTTCAGTGTTCCGTACGAAGTATATAAGGATTCGTTTGCCCAGGTTTTTCTCAATGTTTGCCTTCTGTTAAAGTTTGTTGTAGATGATAACACAATGACTAAGAAAGTAAGATTTGTAACTGAAGAACAAAATGCCTCATCTTCTTTGATATAATGGACATCGTAGGGATATTTTGGTTCAGTTGGATTGATAAGTTGTAATAATCCAGGTTGCAATTTTACCTGATAATGTGCATTGATGTTGTCTGACATAACCCTTGAACTTATCCTTTTTCTGTTCTGTAATACACCGTATGTCACCAAGACAACTACGCCCAACATTAGTAAAAGACGTCGCAACTTACGCAAATAAGTCATACATTCGTAGCGCAAGACCATTTCATAAAACATAATGCAATATTTAGCGGGAACAcgtacattttatatttcattggTACTTAGCAAACAATTTGTTTGCTACATTCTCAGTATTATTCATACAGTGATTGTTTATACCAGTTTCAAAATGAATCTTTTCTTTTGACTTCATACAATAAAATAACGAAACAGAATTTTTTTCCGATGTTGAATAAATCTCAGATGGCCACAAATAAATcctttaaatcattttcttataCATTTGTCAACACAATATATGCATCAAATTAAGTAgttattattcaaatatattaaattagataaagtaATGGCAAAAACAAATAATCCAATGTCTGTTGTAGCTTAGTTTGATATCAACATATGGCGAAAATACCTATAACGTATGTGTTCTTTTATATTAATCAATCTAACATAAATTCTCTTCCTTATAACAGATATTTATTGTCAACATGATTTTATAAGAATACGTCTCTTAATATGTTACACATGTATGTGTGTTTATTGAATTGTGCACGTTGCATTAACAGTCGGGAGAGAGAGTTACTAAAAACAATTCACCAACATATACAGGACTGGTGTTTCAAcataatatttcaaatgaaattgcaCACGATATCTATTTGCTAAACCATTTAATTCGATCGCTGTATTTGTggtacgaaataaaaaaaaaaaacactaacttttatattttaactttaaacatacAATTAGCACATGATGTATGTCCTATAGTCACAGTCGCCCGACTAATCTATCACTGGTTGGACACTCAAAGGCAGTAATTGATTATCAGATTGTTAACTGCAAGCTATATTGTTTCTTGAAGTATATCCATGACTGAAAAATGTcactattttataaaagaaacaataaccCATTGTACTATTTTATAAACGAAATAATCAACCAAAGGACGTATCCAGTGCTCGGAGAGGTCGCTCCATAatcagctggaaagtcgccatttgttCTATTATTTTGCCGCtgtgacgttaaactcaacacaAATAGTCCAAGAGATAGGgcacttttatttacttttttgagccCAAGCAAACTTGTAAACCAGCAAACAGTCTTAGTATAGTTATGGttcaaacaaattaaaaagaaagtttCACTGGGctatgacaaaataaatgacaatcgtcagtaaattttgaaaatcaggGGCAATTACTCTTCGTTAAGGAAAAATTGTGCAGGATTTGCTATATAacaaattaaggtagttctgcacgtttggatcgaaagtttttctacaatgtagaatttgattaaactctgatttttctaAACATTAGAATaaacctagaaaattcagcaaataaaaaggatagggtcgtgtgcttgatattttgctagactggtttgatttgtttgttttcggtttaacgccgtttttcaacagtatttcagtcatgtaacggagggcagttaacctaaccagtgttcctggattctgaaccagtacaaacctgttctccgcaagtaactgccaacttccccacatgaatcagaggtggaggactaatgatatcagacacaatgtcgtttatcaaatagtcacggagaacatacgccccgcccgaggatcgaactcgcgaccccgagatccgtagaccaacctcacgcaatatttcataacggGAGTCTACGGGAaaatcataacatttttgcgaatagaaatttttctacaatgtagattttgatgaaacttctcacagttgtaaataaacacatggcctataattcggtgaaataaaatttatctgtccatgtgcttatttttgagatatttgaccaagattaatgtgaaccggacatttcacgctaattttaagacaattttttaatttttcaacgtgtcatatgttttgatatcatattttgccttacgaaatatagcaacagtgccattgtaataaatttactgacATGTTctgtttaaatcataaaaatattttcatttccgtacgccgaaatcaggctttattctacgttttacggataaatgacgttacgccatcagttccggtttatcaaacgtgcaaaactaccttaaaatgATCAACTGATATATACACGTACTCGCTTAATGTTTCTAATTATTTTAAAGAAGGAAATATTAAAAATCAACCAAGCGTTTTGCTAAGCAGTGTTTTTTATCTAACGCAGTTGATATATAACCTTCAATACTTCAACATTCCTTGTCAATTACAATTACCTTATATATTATCCGAGAGTCTTTTTATTCTATAAGACTAACAGCGCAGTGATTTTATTGATAGATCTATGCTTCAGACTTTTAGGCAAATAACTGGAAACAGTTTTGGAATTTCCTAATAGGTGTGGCGTCATAATGGATTTTCGTTGATGACCCGCGCAATCAGAAAGCTATTGTGCATTTCCGATTGTAGAAATTATTGAGGGCAACGGTTGAGTAGTGGTTCTAATCCCTGATTAGTTGGTAGTTTATCCCCTTTTATGGTAATAAGATTTAGATGATTCAGTTACTGAAATAATTTCTACTCGTTGGGTACCTTTAGTTAGGAATGATGTACTATCACCAAACGTGATGTATAGCAATCTTATTTGAAGAACTAGCTAAGACTAGAACTTGTTAATTGGGCCGCAGTAGATTTCTGCTAAACAACTCTAATTGCGATGGTCTTTGATTGTAGGTAGCTTTACAGGACAAAATTGTTGAGAGTTGATGTTGTGACAACTAAGATCAGAGCCGCAAGTCAGTGTtactaaacattgaaaaatattttgaaaaccctGCTTTCCtgaaattttgacatttcttgTGTTGAGTTTAtgagtcacaccgacacaattgtaggacatatggcgactttgaTGATGGCCGAAGAAATCGGATGTTCTTCTTGACAAAGTTGTAGATATTGGCGAGGTTTTGAGCCTCTAACAATGAGGGTGGTAGTCATTTGCAGACATCGATCTTAACGATCTGAATAGCTCGGTCATAAAGGTCTCAgagtttatttattatataatttatatagtttATTAATGCCGAAACATTATTAAAAGCTATtaatttgtaaatacatattttattagtGCAGGTACATCATAGCTGAATACTTAAATTGAAACAAATTCTCCTTTAAAAAGTTCCGTTTAGCATTgctttacataatttataaaatgcttATGAATTATAACATTTCTATCAGACTATATCATTACATATGAAATATTCCTTTTATACACACTGTTGATACATCGTTATAATGTTTTGTGTGTGTAATGGTTTTATTTTGCTGACATTTTAACAGGAAACAGCtattcattgaaatatatatgtcatATTTCACACATGTGTAATTTAAACGTACATGCAAACCTGTAGCTGCGACATGCTCTGAGTCCCAGCGTGACGACATAAAGCACCCGGTCAGAAATATGTCGTTACGTTCAAATTTCacccataattttgcataaatattcaATATTACGTCTTTAAACTATTTAATGATTTTTCTTACATATAACAAACCAGtggaataatataatatatataataattagtaaaacagatttttgtttcatttagcatataaagaaatattttgtttgcatacGGAGAAGAGATGAAAGGCAGATTGATACAGAAGTACTAATGCTTAATAAAATTATGTCTTTCAATATAACATTTGTACATCATATAAGTGataatttaataaacattttttggaCACTGCACATGCACCTAGTAAAGTAAGAGTGAAAAAATAGCCTCATCATTGTTCTTTGATTTCTTAGAATTATGATGACCTTGAACCTTGACCTTTATCCCAGTGATCCCGTATTCAGTTTAAACATAGGCTTTCTTTAAGCTTCCTATAATTATACCAAGTTTAATTTCAgtgcattaattcaaaatatttctagGAATAGTGACTTTAACCTCAAGTTTACAAACCCCAACTGCAGTCTCAACCTTGACCTTACTTTAAGCTACTTATAAGCCAAGTTTCTTTCAAATTCTCCAAAACAATGCTGTTTAACAAAAATGAACAACTTGACGCCTATCCATTAGTCCATACATCCGTCCTTCCTCTAAAAGACATCGCTATATAATAACCAGTTTACAAAGTTTTAGAAAACctagtttaaaaacaaaagaagCTTGCAAACTACTTCAAAAAGGCCATTATAATATACAGAGAAAATATTTCTATATCGAAGTACAGGAAGCAACTATGCAAAGTAATAGTAGGCTCGGTTTTGCTGAGTCTGTACATTCAACGTAATcaaatgtgcaacacttctcagTCTCCCCAGCACGGCTAAAGATTACTCTACAATAGTATAAAATGTGCCGGCTTAAGAGAAACTCAAATGATTACTatcagggtgcatgtaccacgtgacttttccGCTAATCTGGGGTGCTAAAAACATGGCGGATACTTCggtaaaagtgacattttcttaaatatcttttcgacagcctgttcaaataaaaggaaacatagatgagtgccgtctcatatgaaaatccgacactcggctacaagttttttgtttctaagaccgttcgttttctctaaaagtgcaaccgcacaactgaagtgaacaaatttgatgatgttaagacgggggacattttcACAAATTCAACTGATGAATCCTTTAAAAGGCCGTAAAAGACTActttgcgacacggatatttgtacgagtattgtcttgacatatacacttcaaaaaattacaaattaagagccttcaaTAGCTTCCTGGGccggatttatcaaattgctaagcaggggtccgtttttcttgatgctaagacgggggcgTGATTCAATGATTTGGTAATGGAagtcttttgtatttcattaacccgcttcatttaagtttttccatgtttatactgcttactATAAGAAAAATCCCGTTGTATGTATGTTTAAATTCAAATGGTTAGGACAAATGAAAGCTTGTTACCGACTGTGAACTGTGAAATTTTACCTAAGGTGAAAaacttaatttgactgatttgaTGAAAAATTCACCAGCTACCACTCtatggtgtcggcccggtacaatttctcctttgcTGTGTAGTAAAACAAGCACATTTGGACATAGATTCAGCGGCGAATATCACAACAAATTTACAGCATTGAGagttctgtatttctgaagatgaataatgtcaataaatcataaagaaacactgtcATCAACAATGAACTTCTTTCCAACATATCAAAGTATTCAGTCACTCTTTATGATTTCCAAcccacatctgtcatggccaccagtctggaatagtttttaatccttccgcacagaaacgTTGTCCTGGAAAAAACAcggacaaaacaactgttaaagacataggaaatgacacaaaatgtttaacaagtcaAAGCATAGATTGCTTCAAATCTGgaacaacgacccggaagtaaaTAAATTCCTGGGTGACACCCTATCTTAATAGTTCTATTACATTTCCAGGTAGGCtttggaaaaatagtaagtcTATTTTTATCGCATTggttttgtcttcattgtttaAGTTAGTTTGCTTCTTTTTGTTTAACTTCCGATAACTCTAGCTGAAACAGGTTTCTTAAGTTCTTACTTTTGCTTTGCTTCTTAAGGTAACCACTGAAATGGTTGAGAATCTGCACAGCAATGTTAAtctcaatttttttctttttagatcaTAATTGTGTGCTGTTTTATCGCTTTTGTTGGAATACATATCTGAactgcagtttgaaataaattaacCATACTTTCGAATGTTgtttagatacatgtattgaattatcAGTCTTATGTGCCAGTAATTTCTTCACATGTGTTGTGAAATCATAGTAAATGTTCGAAGGTTAAAGTTTAAAGAACTTTTGTTTTAAACCATTgaattacaacaaaagaaaacataattcagagccaatatttatcataaaaaaacattactggTTTAATAGAAGCGGTGATCATTTTGATACTTAATCATACTAAAAAGAGGTCGACCGCCTCAATTGAGTTGTAAGATCTCTCTCACAGACGA carries:
- the LOC123544901 gene encoding beta-1,3-galactosyltransferase 5-like; the protein is MLGVVVLVTYGVLQNRKRISSRVMSDNINAHYQVKLQPGLLQLINPTEPKYPYDVHYIKEDEAFCSSVTNLTFLVIVLSSTTNFNRRQTLRKTWANESLYTSYGTLKVVFLLGTSDNAHVQKQIDKEFNLYGDMVQGAFLDTYENLTHKSTMGFKWATERCRNARYVIKTDDDVVINMFELFQNNKLSESENKTHVLCHRQSTRVLRDESEKWFVSHYQFKGMSRFPPYCGGLFVMILNEVVPYLYESASKTPFFWLEDVLLYGIALNNIPGLKIQPIRENIEGFHIKASINCLDKMKKQCPLFVFMTVTLNDIVKLWATILQVYNS